In a single window of the Pleurodeles waltl isolate 20211129_DDA chromosome 4_2, aPleWal1.hap1.20221129, whole genome shotgun sequence genome:
- the LOC138292775 gene encoding beta-1,3-galactosyltransferase 2-like, giving the protein MKGLLSKRQVFLCVTASILTYSIIAIFISSDVKIYIWEKHQNNTHLDIWTKEAFVLETSTVLPAQTRHPLSPIYPYNYRFLLNQPDKCKEEAPFLILLVVSKATDIETRHLIRATWGNETIIPGVVIKRLFLVGMEPLYTTPLQQALQEESLVFQDILQQDFVDSYRNLTVKTMMGMEWVAKYCPTASYVLKIDTDVFLNVDFLVNDLLRPKDPTRTNYFTGRILNNTGPIRNKAYKKWYIPKEFYPGDKYPPYCAGPSYLFSGDVATKIYNVAQLIPAFPMEDTFVGLCLHHLGIQITKPPNAVFHGYGMTFDRCEFYKLACVHPFSHKELLKVWPNFLPKNDTTCQKTAAKSTNA; this is encoded by the coding sequence ATGAAAGGACTCTTAAGCAAGCGCCAGGTATTCCTCTGTGTCACAGCCTCCATTCTTACGTACTCCATCATCGCGATATTCATTTCTTCtgatgtcaaaatttacatttgggaaaagcatcaaaataacacccatCTAGACATCTGGACCAAAGAAGCTTTTGTCTTAGAAACCTCCACTGTGCTTCCAGCGCAAACCCGCCACCCCCTCTCCCCAATCTATCCCTACAATTACAGGTTCTTGCTCAACCAACCAGATAAGTGTAAGGAGGAAGCACCATTTTTGATCCTGCTGGTAGTCTCGAAGGCAACAGACATTGAGACAAGGCATCTCATCAGGGCAACCTGGGGCAATGAGACTATCATCCCGGGAGTGGTCATAAAACGTCTGTTCCTTGTTGGGATGgagccactatacaccactcctttgcagcaggcacttcaGGAGGAGAGCCTTGTTTTTCAAGATATCCTGCAGCAGGACTTTGTGGATAGCTATCGCAACCTCACAGTCAAGACCATGATGGGCATGGAGTGGGTGGCCAAATACTGCCCCACTGCCAGCTACGTGTTGAAGATAGACACAGATGTGTTTCTGAATGTAGACTTCTTGGTcaatgacctcctgagacccaaagACCCCACCAGGACAAACTACTTCACTGGACGCATTCTCAATAACACAGGCCCGATTAGGAACAAGGCATACAAGAAGTGGTACATCCCAAAAGAGTTCTATCCCGGTGACAAGTATCCTCCATACTGTGCCGGACCCAGCTATTTGTTTTCTGGAGACGTGGCCACGAAAATTTACAATGTGGCTCAACTCATACCAGCGTTTCCCATGGAGGACACATTTGTTGGACTTTGTTTGcatcacctggggattcagatcaCAAAGCCCCCCAATGCTGTCTTTCATGGGTATGGAATGACATTTGACCGCTGTGAGTTCTATAAACTCGCCTGCGTCCACCCATTTAGCCACAAGGAACTTTTAAAGGTGTGGCCAAACTTTCTACCAAAGAATGACACAACTTGCCAGAAGACAGCAGCAAAATCTACAAATGCATGA